A window of Roseburia hominis A2-183 genomic DNA:
TATTTCTAACCATGCCGCAGCTGGCATCCGTGATGATCCGTGTCTTTCCAAGTTTGGAGCACTCCACGGACTGTGTGCGCAAGCCAGCAGACAATTTTAGGACTTTTGTGTGTGTCCCTTGCGGCACCAGACAACAGATGGCATAAATGCCATCTTTATGTCGAACAAAACATAACCGCGCGAAGCCGATGTTTGAGTTGCCATCTGCCATATTTTTAATAGCAGATGGCAACGAGTTTCGGTTCGCGCGGTTTTATATTGTCTGTGAAGAGGTGCCATTAGGGACACCAGAAAGTCCGCTCATTGTCTGTGGCTTGTCGGACACACTCCGTGAGTGTCCAAACGTGGCCAAGACACGGAATGGGATGCCAGCCACGGCAAGGAAGAAATACGTGAATTTTTCTTCAAAGAATTTCCCGCCGTCTGTTTATTCTGGAACTTTTTTGTTCTCTGGTATTTCTGTAATAATAATTATCACCCCAAAGCAGTCTATGCGTATTGCGGCAATTCCTTTTAACAATAGGTATCAAGCATCAGACCGGAATACACCGAAGAGTGATAAGCCGCCGCAAAATTGTGCCCCGGATTCTTGTAGGCAATCAGGACTTTGCTGACATAGCTGATCGGGTCGATGGAAGCCTGGGTGGCTTTGCGTTGAAGACCGTTTTTGAAATTATTCAGGGTATGAAAACTTTCGCGCGCGTCTGGTGCGGAAACGGCGTCGGTCAACAGGCTCTTGTCAATATGGATCGATCCGTCCTGCTGCAGATTTAGCCCGATGGATTCCAACTCGTTGAAATAGGACTTTGCAACGCTCTCCATATCGTGGAGAAGCTTGCCGGACTCCTGACTGCCGTGGTAATTGTGACCGAGCTGTATCATGTTGTTGTAGACGTTGACCAGCGACTGCACATTGTCTGCGATCGCATCCGTATCCGCTTTGAAGCCGATCGTTGCGGTTTCCCCGCCAGCACTGGGGGCTTTCAGCGTCAGTTCAAAAGCGTTGTTGACGGTAAATGTGTTGGACAGTGACGAATGTTCGGTACCGTTTAACAAAAAGAGCGAATTGACCGGCATTTCCGTGATATCATTGATGCCAAGCGTGCGCATGGCACGTATGGAACCGCTGTCCGGCGCCGGCATAATCTCAAACAGGTACTGCTCGTTATCGCTGAGACCGGTCTGCTGCGACGTGATGGAAAGCGCATTCTGTCCGCGGTCGTTGGAGACCAGTGTGGCGTTTAAGCCGATATTGGCATTGTTGATCAGCCGCATGATCTTGCGCTGCACGGTCTCGTTGGTGTCCCTGCCGCTGATTGTGTACTGGAATTCATAAGAACTCAGATTGGTATTCAAGTCGAAGCTGTAATTGCCCGGCACAAAGTCGCTTGCGCCCGGGGCAAGATAGACGCCGCGGTTGACCTGCGGTGTGGCGAGACGTTCTACCGTCACATCGAACTGCTTGGAGTTGTCCGCGTCCATGTTCGAGCCGATGTACTGCACACTCACAGCGTCCTCATCAGAAGACTGCGCAATTTTCCGGGAAAAAGCGTGTTCCGCATTGTCGTCCGGAGCATTGTTTGAAAGCGCCGCGATAAAATTCTCGATCGAGCGGGCCTGCTCCTTGATGTCGATGGCAAAACGGCCGGTATCCCTGGTAAAATTGATTTTGTAAAGGGGGGAATCTTTATTAACTTTGACAATATTATTGTATACGGCGCGCAGCTGGCTTTTTTTGTGCGTGTCGTAGCGAGACGTGCCGGAACCGGCATAAGTGCTCAGGTAATACTGATAGGCACTGTCGATGACTGCCATTGGAATCCCTCCTTTCTTCCATGAAATCATATGCCTTCGCATATGCAGGGATATAAATCCGTTTATATTGCTTCCTACTTATATATAATGAAACTGTATTTTTGAATGTACAATAGATATACTTCTAATAATTTTTATCGGTAAATAGATATAAAATATTTACAGTAAAAATAAAAATTACGCGATAGATTTGTAAAATCAGAAAAAAGACTTGCGGCACACTATATGTAGTGCTAAAATAAATTTGTTGCACGAGTTTAAAAAAGTGGTTGACGCTCCATATTGATTGTGATATATTAGACTAGCGATGGAAGTAGGTCTTTTTTTTTTATGCCTTTTTTTAGGACTCCTTTCCTGAGGGGAACCTAAGCCCGGTCGCAGGGAACAAAAGACATAAGAAAAGCACAAAGAATTTTAATGGAGGTGGAAGTTGTGCGCACGAAAATAACATTGGCATGTACTGAGTGTAAGAATCGTAATTACAACACGACAAAGGACAAGAAAGCTCATCCGGACAGAATGGAAACCAAGAAGTATTGTAGATTCTGCAAGACTCATACATTACACAAGGAAACCAAATAGGCTTTTGGGCAAAGGAGTGAGAAAATGGGAGAAACCGAGAACAAAGCTGCTCAGAAAGAGAGCTTTTTTAGCGGCCTGTCGGCTGAATTCAAAAAGATCATTTGGCCGGACAACAAATCACTTGCAAGACAGACAGCAGCCGTTGTTGCTGTTTCCGTAGTAATGGGTCTTGTGATCGCGCTTCTGGATTTTGTGATTCAGTATGGCGTTGATTTCCTTGTTGGTTTAAGTTTTTAATGGAGGCATAGGTGATTTATGGCAGAGGCACACTGGTATGTAGTTCATACCTACTCAGGATATGAGAATAAGGTAAAAGCGAACATTGACAAGACAATTGAGAACCGGCATCTGGAAGACCAGATCTTAGAGGTCCGCGTACCGATGCAGGAGGTCGTTGAGCTGAAGAACGGCGCAAAGAAATCCGTATCAAAGAAGATGTTTCCGGGATACGTGCTTATCAATATGGTTATGAATGATGACACTTGGTACGTTGTCAGAAATACCCGTGGTGTTACCGGATTTGTTGGTCCGGGATCGAAGCCGGTACCGCTTACCGATATGGAAATGAGACCGCTTGGGATCAAGACAGAGAACATTGAGGTTGATTTTGCTGAGGGAGACACCGTAGTTGTCACCGGAGGAGTCTGGAAAGATACCATCGGCGTGATTCAGGCGATGAATCCTGGCAAGCAGAGCGTGACCATCAATGTTGAGCTTTTCGGCCGCGAAACGCCGGTAGAAATAAGTTTCGCAGATGTAAAGCTTGCAAATTAAGCGAGCAATCCTAATCAGGAAAGAATGAATTAAGGAGGCAATTCCAATGGCAAAGAAAGTAGAAGGATATATCAAATTGCAGATTCCTGCTGGCAAGGCTACACCAGCTCCTCCAGTCGGACCTGCACTTGGACAGCACGGTGTGAACATTGTTGAGTTTACAAAGCAGTTCAACGCCAGAACAGCGGATCAGGGCGATTTAATCATCCCTGTAGTAATCACTGTATACGCAGACAGAAGCTTCAGCTTCGTTACAAAGACTCCGCCTGCTCCGGTACTGATCAAGAAGGCTTGCAACATCAAGTCCGGTTCTTCCACACCGAACAAGGATAAGGTTGCAACTCTCTCCAAGGCAAAATTACAGGAGATCGCAGAGTTAAAGATGCCAGACTTAAACGCAGCATCCTTAGAGGCAGCTATGAGCATGATCGCAGGAACTGCAAGAAGTATGGGCGTTAACGTAGAGCAGTAAGACACGAGAGTGTAATGCATCAGAGAGCACCGGCGGTGTTCTTATGGAACGATATAGTGGGAGGGTCCTCTCCCGATACTACCACCAGGAGGTTTATATTCATGAAAAGAGGAAAGAAATATCAGGACGCTGTAAAGTCTTTTGACAAGGCGAATCAGTACGATGTTGCTGAGGCAATCAGCTTAGTAAAAAAGAACGCTACAGCGAAGTTTGATGAGACAATCGAGCTTCATATTAAGACCGGTTGTGATGGACGTCATGCAGAGCAGCAGATCCGTGGCGCAGTTGTACTGCCGCACGGAACAGGTAAGACTGTAAAAGTTTTAGTATTCGCAAAGGGCGTAAAGTTAGATGAGGCACAGGCAGCAGGCGCTGACTACGTTGGAGGCGAGGAGTTAGTTCCGAAGATCCAGAACGAGGGTTGGTTAGACTTTGATGTGATCGTTGCTACACCTGACATGATGGGCGTTGTTGGACGTCTCGGTCGTGTACTTGGACCGAAGGGCTTAATGCCGAACCCGAAGGCTGGAACTGTTACAATGGATGTTACCAAGGCTATCAACGACATCAAAGCTGGTAAGATTGAGTACAGATTGGACAAGACCAACATTATCCACGTGCCAGTAGGAAAAGCTTCTTTCACTGAGGAGCAGTTAAGCGACAACTTCCAGACCCTTATGGGTGCTATCAACAAAGCGAAACCGTCCAGCTTAAAAGGTCAGTATGTAAAGAGCGCAACTCTTACATCTACCATGGGACCTGGCGTTAAGTTAAACGTAACCAAGATCACAAACTAGTTTGTGTTGTTGGCGAAAAGTGTTGACAGCCGCAATATACAGTGTTATAATGCAGAAGCGTTGTAACGCGGTGCGTCCGTACGGATGCAGTCGTCTCACATGAGACAGATGCCACAGCAGTGGCAGATCCACATCTGTGGATTGCATATAATGGCCGAAGACAGCAGGTGCCGCAAGGCGTAATCATAGAGCCTGCCGAGGGACTTTCATGAGCAATCATTGAGAATGAGATTCTGATCCCTCTCTGTCCAGGCAGAGAGGGATTTTTATATCCTTTCGGATTTGTTATATGCGTAAAATCTAAAAAGGAGGTGCACGATTCGTGGCAAAGGTAGAATTAAAACAGCCTATCGTACAGGAAATTTCTGAAAACATCAAAGATGCGCAGTCTGTTGTAGTCGTTGATTACCGCGGACTTACCGTTGCAGAGGATACTCAGTTACGTAAAGCATTAAGAGAAGCTGGTGTTACTTATAAAGTATATAAGAACACATTAGTAAGCCGTGCCGTAGAGGGAACACAGTTCGAGAGCTTAAGAGACGTTCTTGAGGGACCGAATGCATTCGCAATTTCTACGACAGACGCAACAGCTCCGGCAAGAGTATTAGCAGATTTCGCTAAGAAAGCTCCGGCTCTTGAAGTAAAAGCAGGCGTAGTTGAGGGTAACTTCTATGACGAGGCAGGCATGAAGGCAATCTCTTCGATTCCGTCAAGAGAAGTTCTTCTTTCCAAGTTACTTGGAAGCTTACAGTCTCCGATTACCAATCTTGCCCGCGTTCTTAATCAGATCGCAGAAAAGGGCGGTGCAGCTGACGCGGCAGTAGAGGCTGCTCCGGCAGAGGAAGCTCCTGCAGCAGAAGCAGCAGAGACTCCGGCAGAATAATCCGGATCGAATGTAGTGAAAAAAGCCGCAGGGATCTGCAGGCAGAAAACGTATCATCGTGATACAATCTCAATATTAAATGGAGGAAAATAATCATGGCAAAGATGACAACAGCAGAATTTATTGATGCTATCAAAGAGTTAAGCGTATTAGAGTTAAACGACTTAGTAAAGGCTTGCGAGGAAGAGTTCGGCGTATCTGCAGCAGCAGGCGTTGTAGTTGCAGCAGCAGGTGCTGGTGACGGCGCAGCAGCAGAAGAGAAGACTGAGTTCGACGTTGAGTTAACAGAGGTTGGCCCGAACAAGGTTAAGGTTATCAAGGTTGTTCGTGAGGCAACTGGCTTAGGCTTAAAGGAAGCTAAGGATCTCGTTGATGGAGCTCCTAAGGTTCTCAAAGAGGCTGCTGACAAGGCAACCGCTGACGACATCAAGGCTAAACTTGAGGCTGAGGGCGCAAAGGTTACTTTAAAATAATCGCGTAAGCTACGAGAAGCATATAAGCGGAAACGGCGTGACTACGGGAATTTATTCCCGGCGGTCGCGCCGTTTTTGCTTATGCGCGGCGACAGCCGCTACGGGAAAATAAATTCCCTACTTCCCAAAAGAAAATACTTGGTATATGATAGTACTAACAGACTTTATAGGAAAATAGTACTTTTCCAGAGGATGAAAGTACGGGAAAGAGGAGAAGATACCATGCCGTGTTTGAGGATGTCGGTCAACCGCCTGCGGGAGGGAATGATGATAAAAGAGGATGTGTTTTCAAAGACAGGGGCGGTGATTGTGCCGGACGGAGCGGTCGTCACGAAGGACGTCGTCGCGCTGCTGACCAGACATTTTGTGGACAGTGTGATGGTGGAATATCCGACGGGCAGGAAAGAACGCCCGGAACAGCAGGAACAGAGTGCGCCGGCGAAGGAACAGCATCTGAAAGAGTTCCAGGCAGAGTTCTCGGTTGCCGAACAGTCGATTTCGGAAGAACTGAAAGATATTGTATACCGGAGTAAGGATGTGAACATTTCCATGCTGCTGGAGCCGCTGAACGGACTGCTGAAAAAAGCAGATGATGATACAGATCTTGCGGACATGCTGCTTCATATGAAAAAACAGCAGTCAGGTCTGTACGCACATACCATTAACGTGGCGCTTTTTGGACAGCTTCTTGCACGGTGGAGCGGATGCGCCGAGGCGGAGATGGAGGAGGTCATGGCGGCGGGGCTGCTTCATGACATTGGATTTCTTGAACTCTGGAAGGACGGGCAGGAACAGACGGAATTTCTGCAAGAATACGAGACGGAACGATATGAGAAACATGTCGTGAGCGGATACAACCTTATTAAGAAGATGAACATAGACCAGCGGATTAAACAGGCGGTTCTGACGCACCACGAGCGCGTGAATGGAAGCGGGTTCCCACTGCAGGTAATGGGGGATAACATCAACTGGATTTCCAGAATTCTTGCGGTGGCAGATACTTACGATGCCCTTACGATGCGTCAGGGAGATAAAGCGGGCATCTCGGCATTTGAAGCGATCAAGAAGATGGAGGATGAGGGGTATAACCGTCTGGACGCCAACTATCTGATGACATTTCTGAAGCGGATTGCCGAGACGATGATCCAGCGCAACGTGATCCTGAATGATGGCAGGATGGGAAGAGTGGTCATGATTAACAAATATAAGCTGTCATGTCCGCTTGTGCAGGTGGGGGACACTTTTGTCGATCTCGCAAAACAAAGCCGGTATTACATTCAGGAGATACTTGAAGAGTAGCGGTATTGTGTGTTATAAAGAAAATAGAAAAGGCGGACAGGAAGAGCAGCGGAACTTGAGAACAGAAAGGAGGCTTTTATGAACGGTATTACTTCGATGCAGCGAAGCAGCACATCTTATGCAGATTACGGGAAATTTGCAAGCGGCAAAAAAGTGAACCGGGCGGCAGACGGTGCGGCGGAGCTTGCGATCATCCAGAAGCAGGAGACGCAGACCAGAAGCTATAAGGTCGGGGAGAACAACATTGGCGCGGCAAAAGATATGCTGAATGTGGCGGATGGCGCAATGAGCGGGATTACGGATTATCTTCAGAAGATCCGTGAACTTGGTGTTCGGGCGTCCAATACGGTGACGATCACAGATGCGGAGCGGACAAGTATTCAGGCGCAGATCGAGCAGTATAAGCAGGGCATTTCAGATATTGCAAAACAGACAAGCTTTAACACGAAGCCGCTTCTGGATGGCACGTCGCAGAAGTACAATATCATGACGGATGCCACCGGCAACGGAATGAAGATTACGACTGCAGATGCCACATTACAGGCACTTGGGATTGCGGATTTTGATGTGACGAAAGATTTTGATCTGACGCAGGTGGATGATGCACTTGCCAGAGTGAGTGCAGGGCGCAGCGGTATGGGCGCACAGAGCAATGCACTGGAGTATGCATACCGCTACAGTACCAACACCAGGCTGAATGTAACGGCAGGAAAAAGCCGGCTCGAGGATCTGGATTACGGACAGGCGGTATCCGAACAGAAAAAGAAGCAGACCCTGCAGCAATATGCATTTTTTATGCAGAAAAAACAGATGGAACAGAGAACCCGCGCGGCGGCAAATTTTCTTGTCTCATAAGCGGTGGCGAACGGCGGAGCGAAGGCTTTAGAGCTTTCCTTCGTCGTTTTTTGCGTACTCACGGAGAAGAAATAAATATTTTAAAAAATCCTTGACGCGGCACTTGCTATTGTGCTATCATATACGTTGCACTATTGTGGTGCATTGGGCTTATTGCGCGCTTTTCGCGTTGTATGCCGCCGGATGTGCCTATACCGTATCTTGTGGTTACGGTGGATTGAGACAGTTGCTGCCACTTTTGGGGCAGCTTAGTGTAAATAAAAACGAGAGGTGAAACGTCAATGGAGAAAAACAGAATACGTCCAGTGAAAGCTGGAAAGGGCATACGTATGAGTTACTCGAGACAGAAAGAGGTATTGGAAATGCCGAATCTGATAGAAGTCCAGAAAGACTCCTATCAGTGGTTCTTAAGCGAGGGCCTGAAAGAAGTTTTCGATGATATCTCTCCAATCGCTGATTACAGCGGTCATCTGAGCCTGGAGTTTGTAGATTTTACGTTGTGTGAGGACGATGTAAAGTACACAATTCCGGAGTGCAAAGAAAGAGATGCAACTTATGCGGCACCTTTGAAGGTCAAGGTCAGACTTCACAACAAGGAGACTGACGAGATCAATGAGCATGAGATTTTCATGGGCGACCTTCCTTTGATGACAGAGACCGGTACTTTCGTGATCAACGGCGCAGAGCGTGTTATCGTCAGCCAGCTGGTGCGTTCCCCGGGTATCTACTATGGAATCGCTCACGATAAAGTGGGTAAAAAGCTGTATTCCTGTACTGTCATCCCTAACCGTGGTGCGTGGTTAGAGTATGAGACAGACTCCAATGACGTATTTTATGTCCGTGTAGATAGAACCAGAAAGGTGCCGATCACGGTATTGATCCGTGCACTTGGCGTCGGAAGCAACCAGGAGATCGTAGACCTGTTCGGTGAGGAGCCGAAGATTCTTGCAAGTTTCGGCAAGGACGTGGCAACCAACTACGAAGAGGGACTTCTGGAATTATATAAGAAAATCAGACCAGGCGAGCCGCTGACAGTTGAGAGTGCGGAGAGCCTTATTTCTGCTATGTTTTTTGACCCGAGAAGATATGATCTTGCAAAGGTCGGACGCTATAAGTTTAATAAGAAGTTAATGTTGCGCAACCGTATCAACGGACATGTTCTGGCAGAGGATGTTGTCGATGTGTCCACAGGTGAGATCATCGCCGAGGCAGGAACCGAAGTGACAAGATCCCTGGCGGATGATATTCAGAACGCGGCTGTTCCGTATGTATGGATTCAGGGCGAGACCAGAAATATCAAGGTGCTGTCTTCCATGATGGTAGATCTGAGACATTATGTGGACTGCAACCCGAAGGATCTCGGCATCACAGAGCTCGTGTACTATCCGGTATTAAAGCAGCTCATGGATGAATATCCGGACGTGGAGGATTTAAAAGAGGCCATTCACAAGAATGTGCATGACCTGATTCCGAAGCATATCACCAAGGATGATATTTTTGCGTCCATCAACTATAACATGCATTTAGAGTACGGCATTGGTCATGATGACGATATCGATCATCTGGGCAATAGACGTATCCGTGCGGTCGGAGAACTGTTACAGAACCAGTACCGTATCGGTCTTTCCAGACTGGAGAGAGTGGTTCGTGAGAGAATGACCACCCTGGATCTGGACGGTATTTCCCCGCAGAGCCTGATCAACATTAAGCCGGTAACCGCAGCTGTAAAAGAGTTCTTCGGATCTTCCCAGCTGTCCCAGTTTATGGATCAGAACAACCCGCTGTCAGAGCTGACACACAAGAGACGTCTTTCCGCATT
This region includes:
- the rpmG gene encoding 50S ribosomal protein L33, producing MRTKITLACTECKNRNYNTTKDKKAHPDRMETKKYCRFCKTHTLHKETK
- the rplL gene encoding 50S ribosomal protein L7/L12 encodes the protein MAKMTTAEFIDAIKELSVLELNDLVKACEEEFGVSAAAGVVVAAAGAGDGAAAEEKTEFDVELTEVGPNKVKVIKVVREATGLGLKEAKDLVDGAPKVLKEAADKATADDIKAKLEAEGAKVTLK
- the nusG gene encoding transcription termination/antitermination protein NusG; its protein translation is MAEAHWYVVHTYSGYENKVKANIDKTIENRHLEDQILEVRVPMQEVVELKNGAKKSVSKKMFPGYVLINMVMNDDTWYVVRNTRGVTGFVGPGSKPVPLTDMEMRPLGIKTENIEVDFAEGDTVVVTGGVWKDTIGVIQAMNPGKQSVTINVELFGRETPVEISFADVKLAN
- the secE gene encoding preprotein translocase subunit SecE → MGETENKAAQKESFFSGLSAEFKKIIWPDNKSLARQTAAVVAVSVVMGLVIALLDFVIQYGVDFLVGLSF
- a CDS encoding flagellin — translated: MNGITSMQRSSTSYADYGKFASGKKVNRAADGAAELAIIQKQETQTRSYKVGENNIGAAKDMLNVADGAMSGITDYLQKIRELGVRASNTVTITDAERTSIQAQIEQYKQGISDIAKQTSFNTKPLLDGTSQKYNIMTDATGNGMKITTADATLQALGIADFDVTKDFDLTQVDDALARVSAGRSGMGAQSNALEYAYRYSTNTRLNVTAGKSRLEDLDYGQAVSEQKKKQTLQQYAFFMQKKQMEQRTRAAANFLVS
- the rplK gene encoding 50S ribosomal protein L11, whose amino-acid sequence is MAKKVEGYIKLQIPAGKATPAPPVGPALGQHGVNIVEFTKQFNARTADQGDLIIPVVITVYADRSFSFVTKTPPAPVLIKKACNIKSGSSTPNKDKVATLSKAKLQEIAELKMPDLNAASLEAAMSMIAGTARSMGVNVEQ
- the fliD gene encoding flagellar filament capping protein FliD, giving the protein MAVIDSAYQYYLSTYAGSGTSRYDTHKKSQLRAVYNNIVKVNKDSPLYKINFTRDTGRFAIDIKEQARSIENFIAALSNNAPDDNAEHAFSRKIAQSSDEDAVSVQYIGSNMDADNSKQFDVTVERLATPQVNRGVYLAPGASDFVPGNYSFDLNTNLSSYEFQYTISGRDTNETVQRKIMRLINNANIGLNATLVSNDRGQNALSITSQQTGLSDNEQYLFEIMPAPDSGSIRAMRTLGINDITEMPVNSLFLLNGTEHSSLSNTFTVNNAFELTLKAPSAGGETATIGFKADTDAIADNVQSLVNVYNNMIQLGHNYHGSQESGKLLHDMESVAKSYFNELESIGLNLQQDGSIHIDKSLLTDAVSAPDARESFHTLNNFKNGLQRKATQASIDPISYVSKVLIAYKNPGHNFAAAYHSSVYSGLMLDTYC
- a CDS encoding HD-GYP domain-containing protein produces the protein MPCLRMSVNRLREGMMIKEDVFSKTGAVIVPDGAVVTKDVVALLTRHFVDSVMVEYPTGRKERPEQQEQSAPAKEQHLKEFQAEFSVAEQSISEELKDIVYRSKDVNISMLLEPLNGLLKKADDDTDLADMLLHMKKQQSGLYAHTINVALFGQLLARWSGCAEAEMEEVMAAGLLHDIGFLELWKDGQEQTEFLQEYETERYEKHVVSGYNLIKKMNIDQRIKQAVLTHHERVNGSGFPLQVMGDNINWISRILAVADTYDALTMRQGDKAGISAFEAIKKMEDEGYNRLDANYLMTFLKRIAETMIQRNVILNDGRMGRVVMINKYKLSCPLVQVGDTFVDLAKQSRYYIQEILEE
- the rplJ gene encoding 50S ribosomal protein L10 gives rise to the protein MAKVELKQPIVQEISENIKDAQSVVVVDYRGLTVAEDTQLRKALREAGVTYKVYKNTLVSRAVEGTQFESLRDVLEGPNAFAISTTDATAPARVLADFAKKAPALEVKAGVVEGNFYDEAGMKAISSIPSREVLLSKLLGSLQSPITNLARVLNQIAEKGGAADAAVEAAPAEEAPAAEAAETPAE
- the rplA gene encoding 50S ribosomal protein L1 encodes the protein MKRGKKYQDAVKSFDKANQYDVAEAISLVKKNATAKFDETIELHIKTGCDGRHAEQQIRGAVVLPHGTGKTVKVLVFAKGVKLDEAQAAGADYVGGEELVPKIQNEGWLDFDVIVATPDMMGVVGRLGRVLGPKGLMPNPKAGTVTMDVTKAINDIKAGKIEYRLDKTNIIHVPVGKASFTEEQLSDNFQTLMGAINKAKPSSLKGQYVKSATLTSTMGPGVKLNVTKITN